One Vigna unguiculata cultivar IT97K-499-35 chromosome 7, ASM411807v1, whole genome shotgun sequence genomic region harbors:
- the LOC114191989 gene encoding pentatricopeptide repeat-containing protein At3g49740: protein MKGLLKLNQMLADLTRSNHHTQSLTLFVLAHSSFTPDHYTLSAALTAAANARHTTFGPQLHAHAVRTGLWAHSHVANSLLSLYAKTHDLASVERAFTEIRCPDAYSWTTLLSACAKLAPVTHALQLFDQIPKRHVAVWNAVITGCADKGHEGLAFNLFRDMQNMGVKADKYTFATMLSLCSLELLDYGRHVHSVVIKSGFLGWTSVVNSLITMYFKCGCVVDACEVFEEAEEGGTCDYVTYNAIIDGFASEERSEDAFLMFRDMQKGCFGPTEVTFVSVMSSCSCLRAGCQAQAQAIKMGLIGCVAVSNAMLTMYSGFGEVYEVRDIFERMGERDVVSWNIMVSTLLQENLEEEAILSYLKMRREGIEPDEYTYGSLLVATDSLQVVEMIHSLLCKSGLGKIEVLNVLVSAYCRHRKMNCAFQIFSAVPYKNLISWNSIISGFLMNGCPLQGLEQFSALLRAQIKPNAYSLSLVLSICSVMSAMSHGKQIHCYILRHAFSSEVSLGNALVTMYAKCGSLDGALRVFDAMVERDTISWNAIISAYAQHGRGKEAVSCFEAMQTTPGIRPDQATFTSVLSACSHAGLVDDGACIFYTMVKVYGILPSVDHFSCLVDLLGRNGYLDEAETVIKDGYLGAHSNMCWSMFSACAAHGNLKLGRAVARLLLERENDNPSVYVLLSNICAAAGQWEEAANVRDMISDFGTTKQPGCSWIRT from the exons atgaaaggTCTGCTGAAGCTGAATCAAATGCTAGCAGACCTCACTCGCTCCAACCACCACACCCAATCCCTCACCCTCTTCGTTCTCGCCCACTCTTCCTTCACACCTGACCACTACACCCTCTCCGCCGCCCTCACCGCCGCCGCCAACGCGCGCCACACCACCTTCGGCCCCCAGCTCCATGCGCACGCAGTCCGAACAGGGCTCTGGGCCCACTCCCACGTCGCCAACTCCCTCCTCTCGCTCTACGCCAAGACCCACGACCTCGCCTCCGTCGAACGCGCGTTCACCGAAATCCGTTGCCCCGACGCGTATTCGTGGACTACGCTGCTCTCTGCCTGCGCCAAACTGGCCCCTGTTACCCATGCCCTTCAACTGTTCGACCAAATTCCCAAACGACACGTGGCTGTCTGGAACGCTGTCATTACCGGGTGTGCGGACAAGGGCCATGAAGGTCTTGCTTTTAACTTGTTCAG GGACATGCAAAATATGGGTGTTAAGGCTGATAAATACACTTTTGCCACCATGTTGAGTTTGTGCTCTTTGGAGCTTTTGGATTATGGAAGGCACGTGCATTCGGTGGTTATCAAAAGTGGTTTTTTGGGTTGGACTTCTGTGGTTAATTCTTTGATCACTATGTATTTTAAGTGTGGGTGTGTTGTGGATGCTTGTGAGGTGTTTGAGGAAGCAGAAGAAGGTGGCACGTGTGATTATGTTACGTATAATGCAATAATAGATGGTTTTGCAAGTGAGGAGAGAAGTGAGGATGCATTTTTGATGTTCAGAGACATGCAAAAGGGTTGTTTTGGCCCAACGGAAGTTACCTTTGTGAGTGTCATGAGTTCCTGTTCATGTTTAAGAGCTGGTTGTCAAGCGCAGGCTCAAGCTATCAAGATGGGTCTTATTGGTTGTGTTGCTGTGAGCAATGCAATGCTGACAATGTATTCTGGGTTTGGGGAGGTTTATGAGGTTCGAGATATTTTTGAGCGAATGGGAGAAAGGGATGTTGTTTCATGGAACATAATGGTTTCAACGCTTTTACAAGAAAATCTCGAAGAAGAAGCAATTTTGAGCTATTTGAAAATGAGGAGGGAGGGAATTGAACCAGACGAGTATACTTATGGAAGTTTGCTGGTTGCTACAGATTCCTTGCAAGTTGTGGAGATGATCCACTCCCTTCTATGCAAAAGTGGGCTTGGTAAAATTGAAGTTTTGAATGTGTTAGTTTCTGCATACTGCAGACATAGGAAGATGAACTGTGCATTTCAAATCTTCTCTGCTGTTCcctataaaaatttaatatcttgGAACAGTATCATATCTGGGTTTTTGATGAATGGATGTCCTTTACAAGGGCTAGAACAATTCTCTGCGTTACTTCGTGCACAAATCAAGCCAAATGCCTATTCCCTCAGTCTTGTTCTGAGCATTTGTTCTGTCATGTCAGCCATGAGTCATGGGAAACAGATTCATTGTTACATACTAAGACATGCTTTTTCTTCAGAAGTTTCTTTGGGTAATGCCTTGGTCACAATGTATGCCAAATGTGGATCTTTGGATGGGGCTTTGAGAGTATTTGATGCAATGGTGGAAAGAGATACAATCTCTTGGAATGCTATAATATCTGCTTATGCACAGCATGGACGAGGAAAAGAAGCTGTGTCCTGTTTTGAGGCAATGCAGACCACACCTGGAATCAGACCAGACCAGGCTACCTTTACTTCAGTTCTTTCTGCTTGCAGCCATGCAGGTTTGGTCGATGACGGTGCCTGTATTTTCTATACAATGGTAAAAGTTTATGGAATTTTGCCAAGTGTGGATCATTTTTCTTGCTTAGTTGATCTGCTAGGTCGCAATGGATACCTTGATGAGGCAGAGACCGTTATTAAAGATGGATATTTGGGAGCACATTCTAATATGTGCTGGTCAATGTTTAGTGCTTGTGCAGCTCATGGTAATTTAAAGCTAGGAAGAGCAGTTGCCAGACTTCTTCTGGAAAGAGAGAATGACAATCCATCAGTTTATGTGCTCTTATCAAATATCTGTGCAGCAGCAGGTCAGTGGGAAGAAGCAGCTAATGTTAGAGACATGATTAGTGATTTCGGGACAACAAAGCAGCCTGGCTGCAGTTGGATCAGAACCTAA
- the LOC114190365 gene encoding chaperone protein dnaJ 6-like: MGKKKRSRVSDDDEGFETHSSDHNENTLYQVLGVEPTASQQEIKKAYHKLALRLHPDKNPGDEEAKAKFQQLQHVFSILGDEEKRAVYDQTGCVDDAELAGEVVQNLKEYFKAMYKKVTEADIEEFEANYRGSDSEKNDLINLYKKYKGKMDRLFCSMLCSDPKLDSHRFKDILDETIAAGELKETKAYKKWAKKISETKPPTSPVRRQAKSSKEQSETDLCAIISQRQHERKNRLNSMFSSLISKYGGDQMPEPSEEEFEATQRKLEKRRSSKKSKQR; this comes from the exons atggggaagaagaagagaagtaGGGTTTCTGATGATGATGAGGGATTCGAAACCCACTCTTCTGATCACAACGAGAACACCCTCTATCAG GTTCTTGGTGTGGAGCCAACAGCATCTCAACAGGAAATAAAGAAGGCATACCACAAGTTGGCATTGAGGCTGCATCCTGATAAGAACCCTGGTGATGAG GAAGCTAAAGCTAAGTTTCAACAATTACAACATGTTTTCTCAATTCTTGGGGATGAAGAAAAGCGGGCTGTTTATGATCAGACTGGTTGTGTTGATGATGCC GAGCTTGCAGGGGAAGTTGTTCAGAATCTCAAAGAATATTTCAAAGCAATGTACAAGAAG GTCACTGAAGCTGATATTGAGGAGTTTGAAGCAAACTATAGGGGATCTGATTCCGAGAAAAATGATTTGATTAACCTCTACAAGAAGTACAAGGGTAAAATGGATAG GTTATTCTGTTCAATGCTTTGTTCAGATCCTAAACTTGATTCGCACCGATTCAAGGATATTCTTGATGAGACTATAGCTGCTG GAGAACTAAAGGAAACAAAAGCCTACAAGAAATGGGCAAAAAAAATATCAGAAACCAAACCACCTACCAGTCCCGTAAGAAGGCAGGCAAA ATCATCAAAGGAACAATCAGAAACAGATCTGTGTGCCATCATATCACAGCGTCAACATGAGAGGAAAAACCGCCTTAATTCTATGTTCTCATCTCTAATTTCAAAGTATGGTGGGGATCAAATGCCAGAACCCTCTGAAGAGGAATTTGAAGCTACACAGAGAAAACTGGAAAAGCGTAGGTCCTCAAAAAAGTCAAAGCAAAGATAA